The nucleotide sequence TCTTCGACCTTGGAGATCGAAGGCCACGCCGAAGCGCCGCGCGTGGGGGATAGGGGACGTTGCTTCCTTTTATAACTTGTCGCAAAGCCCGGATAGCCACACTTATTCTCCAGAGACTCGTTGTCAGACAGTTTCCGCGACAAATCCCGACCCCTCGCGAACTGTAACACAGCCCGGAGAAGCGGTCGCCGTCGTCCGCCTACGCCCTGCGGGCTCCGGCGCGATCATCGACCTTCGACTCGAAGACGACAAACCGCGCCGAAGCGCGAAGGCGGGCCGCCGTTTTCCCCATCGACGCGCGCGGGCTTTCATACCAATATGGGCGCGGCATGAGCGACCTGATCTCCCACACGCGTGCCTTCAAGCTGCGGCGCTTCGCGAACTGGTTCCCGATGGGGCTCACGTACGCGCTCCTCTACATGGGGCGGTACAACCTCACGGTGGCCAAGAACGAGCTCGGCGACCTCCTCACGAAGGAGGACTTCGGGCTGATCTTCGGCGCCGGCACCGCGGTGTACGCGATCTCGTTTCTGATCAACGGCCCGCTCATCGACAGGATCGGCGGCCGCAAGGGGATCCTGTTCGCCGCGTGCGGCACCGCGCTCGCCAACGCGGCGCTCGCCGGGTACCTCGCGTGGCTGCTCGCGTCGGGCGATCCGGGAGGCGGCCACATCGTCGTCGTGTTCTCTCTGCTCTACGCGGTGAACATGTACTTCCAGTCGTTCGGCGCGGTGAGCATCGTCAAGGTCAACGCGCACTGGTTCCACCTGCGCGAGCGCGGCGGGTTCTCGGGGATCTTCGGGACGATGATCGCCTCCGGCATCTTCCTCGCGTTCACCGTGAACAGCTGGCTGCTCGACTTCGCGACCGCCTCCTTCCAGGGCGCGCAGGTCCAGTGGGTCGTGTTCGCGGTGCCGTCGATCCTGCTCGCGGCGTTCGGGGTGATCGAGTTCTTCCTCCTGCGCGACAAGCCGTCGGACGCCGGGCACCCGAACTTCGACACCGGGGACGCCTCCTCCGGAGAGGACGACAAGCCGCTGCCCACCCTCGAGGTGTTCAAGCGGCTGCTCACCAACCCGATCATCCTCACCGTGGCGGCGATCGAGTTCTGCACCGGCGTGGTCCGCCAGGGCGTCATGCACTGGTTCCCGATCTACGCCACCGAGGTGTGGGCGCTGCCCAAGGCGCACCCGCTGCAGGTCGGATCCTGGGAGCACCTGTGGCTCGTCGCCGTCTGCTTCGCGGTCGCCGGGATCTCCTGGCTCCTCGCGAGCCGCGTCAAGGCGGGCCGGCGCGGGCTGCTCGTCGTGCTCGGCGCGCTCGCGTTCCTCGCGCCGTTCCTGCAGGCAGGATGGGGCGGGCTCTTGTTCGTGGCGGGCGTGATCGGCGCCAACACGGCGGGCTGGATCTCGGATCTCTTCTTCCAGAGCCGCCGCGGCCCGACCGCCGCCGTGCTGTACGGCCTGATGATCGTCTGCGCGGTGGGGATGACGTTCGCGCTCGCCAAGCCGTCGAACGAGGTCGCCTCGGCCAAAGAGAAGAGCGGCCTCGAGCCCGGCGACAAGATCCTCGAGCTCGCGGGCGAGCCCATCAAAGGTTGGGCGGACGTCCGACTGGCCGTCAAGTGCTTCGCGCCCGCGTGCGCGGAGTCGCGCTGGAACGCGGCCGAGTGCGTCTGCGCCACGGGCGAGCTCGGGGGCGGCCCGGCGGTGGCGTCGGGCGGGGCGATCCCGGCCCGGATCGAGCGGGGCGGGCGCGAGCTGCGGATCGACCTGCCGGACCCGATGCCGGTCCAGCGCGCCGGGGAGATGCGCAAGCTCGCGGCGAGCCCGCTTCTGCCGATCAGCCCGTACTGGCTCGGCCTCGCCGTGTTCCTCCTGTCGCTCGGGGTCATCGGCACGCACGGGCTCCTGTCCGGCACGTTGACGATGGACTTCGGCGGCCGCAAGGCGGCGGCGACCGCGGTCGGCCTCGTCGACGGCTGCGTGTACCTCGGCACCGCGGTGCAGTCCGTGAGCCTGGGCTTCCTGACGACCAAGGACTGGAGCTACTGGCCGATCTTCCTGATCCCGTTCTCCGTCATCGGGTTCGTCCTCCTGCTCCGGATCTGGAAGGTGGTGCCCAGCAAGGGCGGTCACTGAAGAGGTGAAAGATGACCAAGACGCGAACGACCTTCGACACGATCCTGCTCCTCGCGTTGCCCGCCTCGGGCAAGAGCGAGGTGCGCAAGTTCCTCGCGAGCCACGACGGCTCGGCGTGCCGCGAGCACTTCCGCATGGGCGAGACCGTCCAGCTCGACGACTACCCCTACGTCCACCTCATGCGCCGGATCGACGAGGCGCTGTGCAAGGCGGGCGACCGGGGCGTGCTCTTCCAGGCGCCGGACGCCGGCTTCGCGGACGCGCGCGACTGGGGGACGCTCATCGAGCTGCTCAACGAGGACTTCGCCGATCTGCGCGGCGCGGGCGCGCCTCCCTCGGGATCCGCCGCGCGGTGGCTCCTCGATCGCCTCGACCGGGCGCGCGCGAAGGTCGGCGCCGAGCGGCTCGCCGATCGCCTGGCTCCCGCGGTCCGCGCCGCCGTGGAGGCCGCGATCGAGGAGGAGTCGGCGGCGCTCGTCCGGGACAAGTGGGCGGGGATCCCGGCGTCGCTCGACGACCGCACCGTGGTGATCGAGTTCGCGCGCGGCGGTCCGCAGGGCTCCACCCTGCCGCTCGCCCCGCCCTTCGGCTACGCGTACTCGCTCGCCCGCCTGTCCGACGACCTCCTCTCGCGGGCGGCGATCCTGTACATCTGGGTCACGCCCGAGCAGTCGCGGGCCAAGAACGAGGGCCGCGCGGATCCGAACGATCCGGGCTCGATCCTGCACCACGGCGTGCCGCTGCGCGTGATGCTCGGCGACTACGGCTGCGACGATCTCGAGCACCTGCTCGAGGCGGGCGGCGACGGCACGTCGATTCGGGTCACCTCCGCGGCGTCGGGCCGCGCGTTCCGCGTGCCCGCGGTGCGCCTCGACAACCGCTCGGATCTCACGACCTTCGCCCGCGCGGATCGGCCGGCCTGGGATCCGCCGAAGGAGGCCGCGCTCCGAGAGGCGCTCCAGGCGGCGCTCGCCACCCTCTGGCGTTCCCGGACGGGGAATCCGCAGTGATACAGCCCCGCTGCGTCGTGCTGTTCGATCTGGACGGCACGCTCGTCGCGAGCGAACCCGGCACGCCGAGCGCCGGGTTGGTCGCGATGAACCGCGCCGCGGAGCGGCTCACCGGGTGCCCGGGGCTCGGCGATCCGGCCGAGTTCGCCGGCCGCACCGACGTGCAGATCGCGCACCTGCTGCTCGCCGCGGGCGGCGTGCGCGACCCTCGCCCGGAGCAGGCGATGGAGCTCGTGCGGGTCTACGTCGAGGAGCTCGAGCGCGAGATCGCATCGCGCCCGTACTTCGCGCTCGGCGATCCGGCAGCCGCGGTGCGGGCGCTCGAGGAGATCGGCGCGATCGTCGGGATCGGCACCGGCAACGTTCCGCGCGGCGCGGCGCTCAAGCTCGAGAGCGCCGGCCTAGGCCAGCTCTTCGACCTCGACCGCGGCGGCTACGGAAACGACGGCTACGAACGATTCGAAGTGCTCGCGCGCGGTGCCGGGCGATGCGATCCGACCGGAACACTGCCGGTTATTATCGTGGGAGATACTCCGCGCGACGTGTTCGCTGCGCGGGCGATCGGCGCGCGTTGCGTCGGAGTGCCGTTCCTGCAGAGCTCGGCCGACGTGCTGCGCGAGGCCGGCGCCGACGCGATCGTCCGGGCGGTCGGAGCGGATCTCGCGCAGTTCGTGCTGCGCATCTTGGAGTATCCGCGGTAATACTTGTCCTCATGCACGACTTGACGACATGTATCCAACAAGATACTGTCACCCTATGACGAACATCAAAGATCCCCTGGGGTTGAAGCAGCTCGACACGGTCTTGGCAGAGCTCAGGAGCGAAGCCTCCGGCCCTGCGGCGCCGACCACCGAGACGTGGCGCTCGCTCGTATCGCGGCTCGACGCGGCGTACGACGCCTTTTCGGCCAAGATGGACCTGTTGAGGGATCGGTACGGCGTCCTGAAGCGGACGAGCGCACAGCTCGCGGACGAGGTCGCGTGGCTCCGCGATCAGCTCGACGACCTCTCGAGCGAGGACGAGCCCTCGCCCAAGTCGGGCACCGCGCCGAAGCCGCGGGCAGAACGGCGTTACGCGGATCGCTGGAACGGGAGGCGACCGTGACGGGCGGAGGCGTGCGTCTCGTGGAAAACGCCGAGGCGCTCGTGCGGCGCATCGAGCAGATCGAGATCGAGATCGACGCGATGCTCGAGCCCGTTTGCGCGCGGCCGAGCCTGATCCCGCCGGCGCTGCTCGCGCCCGCGAAGAGGACGCCCAAGCCGAGAAGCGCGGCGGCGAGCGGCCAGGGCGCGGGAATTGGGAGCAAGATCCGCGACGCCCGGCGCTCGATCGGCATGACGCAGCTCGAGCTCGCGACCGCGACCGGCATCCGCAGGCCGAACGTCGCCCGCCTCGAGCGAGGCGGCAACACGCCGACCATCGAGACGCTGCGGCGCGTCGCGGCCGTGCTCGGCATCTCCGTCGCGTCGCTCGTCTCGGCGGACTGACGCCCCTCTCGCGAACTGCCTGAAAAAATCACTGGGAGGACGATGGACCCATCCCCTACCCCTTCCCCACGGGGAAGGGGTGAAAAGGAAGGATTAGGCGTCACCGGGGGGATGGGTTTCCAAAACGATCTTCTCGTCCGCCGCGGTCACCTGTACCGTTGCCCCGGTCGGGACACCTCCTGCGATCAAGAGCTCCGACAACGGCTCGAGCAGCCGCTCCTGGACGACGCGTTTCAGAGGTCGCGCACCGTATGCAGGATCGTAACCGAGCCGCGCAAGCAGATCCCGCGCGCCGTCGTCCACCTCGATCCCGAGCCCGCGGGCCGCGAGCAGCTCCTCGACGCGGTCGATCTGCAGGTCGACGATGCGCCGGATCGCGCCCTGCGAAAGGCGGTGGAACAGGACCGTGGAGTCGATTCTATTGAGGAATTCCGGTCGGAACGTGCGGCGCAGCGCCTCGTTCACGTGCTCCCGGATCCGCTCCTCGTCATCCTCGTCGACGAGGAGCTGTCCGGCCACGTTGCTCGTCATGATGAGGATGACGTTCTTGAAATCGACCGTACGCCCCTGTCCGTCGGTCAGGCGCCCGTCGTCGAGAACCTGCAGGAGCACGTTGAACACGTCCGGATGGGCTTTTTCCATCTCGTCGAGCAGCACGACGCTGTACGGCCGACGCCGCACCGCCTCGGTGAGCTGCCCTCCTTCGTCGAAACCCACGTACCCCGGCGGCGCGCCGATGAGCCGAGAAACCGAATGTTTCTCCATATATTCGCTCATGTCGATGCGTATCATGTTTGATTCATCGTCGAATAGCAACTCGGCCACGGCGCGCGCGAGCTCGGTCTTGCCGACGCCGGTCGGCCCGAGGAACAGGAACGAGCCGATCGGGCGATTCGGGTCTTTCAGCCCCGCCCGCGACAGCCGGATCGCCTTGGCGACGCGGGAGACCGCCTCGTCCTGTCCCACGACGCGCCCGCCGAGCCGGACCTCCAGGGAAAGCAGCTTCTCGCTCTCCCCTTCGAGCATCTTCGACACCGGGATCCCGGTCCAGCGCGACACGACGTCGGCGATGTCCTCCTCCGTCACCTCCTCCCGAAGGAATGACACATCGGACCGCGCGTCCGCGAGCTCCTCCGAGACCTTGGCGAGCTCGCGCTCGAGCTCGGGCAGCCGGCCGTACCGGATCTCGGCCGCCCGCTGCAGCTCGCCCCGCCGCTGCGCGATCTCCGCCTCGGTGCGCAGCGCGTCGATATCGACGTTGATACCCTTGCTCTTCAACACGAGATCGCGCTGCCGCTGCCAGCGGGCCCGCATCGCGAAGACCGTCTCGCGCAGGTGCCCGATCTCGGTGCCGAGCTCCTCGCCGCGCGCCTTCGCGCGGTCGGATCTCTCCATCGCCATCGCCTGGCGCTCCACCTCGAGCCGCGTGATCTGGCGTTCGAGGTCGTCGATCGGCGTCGGCGTGCTCTCGATCTCCATCTTGAGCCTCGAGGCGGCTTCGTCGACGAGGTCGATCGCCTTGTCCGGCAGGAAGCGCGCCGTGACGTAGCGCTGCGACAGGCGCGCCGCGGCCACGAGCGCCGCGTCCCGGATCCGGATCCCGTGGTGGACCTCGTACTTCTCCTTGATGCCGCGCAGGATCGCGATCGTGTCCTCGACGCTCGGCTCGCCCACGTACACGGGCTGGAAGCGGCGCTCGAGCGCCTTGTCCCTCTCGATGTGCTTGCGGTACTCGTCGAGCGTCGTCGCGCCGATGCACCGCAGCTCGCCCCGCGCGAGCGCCGGCTTGAGCAGGTTCGCCGCGTCCTGCGCGCCCTCGGCCGCCCCCGCGCCCACGATGGTGTGCAGCTCGTCGATGAACAGGATCACCTCCCCGTCCCGCGAGGTCACCTCCTTGATCACCGCCTTGAGCCGTTCCTCGAACTCGCCGCGGAACTTGGCGCCGGCCACGAGCGCGCCCATGTCGAGCGCGAGCACGCGCTTCTCCTTCAGGCTCTCGGGCACGTCTCCCGCCGCCACGCGCTGCGCGATCCCGTCGACGACCGCGGTCTTGCCGACGCCCGGCTCGCCGATCAGCACCGGGTTGTTCTTCGTGCGCCGGGAGAGCACCTGCATGGTGCGCCGGATCTCCTCGTCGCGCCCGATCACCGGATCGAGCTTGCCGCGCCGCGCCCTCTCGGTGAGATCCGTACAGTAGCGCTCCAGGGCGCGGAACTTTCCCTCCGGCTCCTCGTCCGTCACCCGCTGGCCGCCTCGGACGTCCACGAGCGCAGCTCGCAATGTATCACAGTTGATTCCGATCTCGCGCAGCAGCCGAGACGCCTCGCCGCCCTTGCCGTCGGCCATGGCGAGCAGCAGGTGCTCGGTGCTGACGTAGTCGTCCTTGAGCTTGTCCGCTTCTTTCGCCGCCTCGTCGAGCAGCCTCTTGAGCTCGTTGCCGACGTACGTTTCGGCGCCCGTGACCACCGGCAGGCCTCCGAGGGCGGCACGGAGCGCCTCGCGCAGGCGCTCGATCGCCGCGCCGGCGCGCTCGAGCAACGGCTGGACGAGCCCATCGCTCTGGTCCAGGAGCGCCGCGAGCACGTGCAGCGGCTTCACCTCCTGGTGCCCCGCGCGCCTCGCGACGACCTCGGCCGCGGCGATCGCCTCCCTGGACTTCACGGTCAGCTTGTCGGTCTTCATCGCGCCCTCCGGTCGAGAACCCCACTCCCTCCAGGTAGGCACGGACGGGTCCTGGTCAAGGGGCGGGGGCGGGACGCGCGTTGCGGACGAAGTGCTCGATCCCGACGATCTCGAGCGTCCGCTCGCCGCGCGCGGCGAGATCGGCGTTCCGCTCGTCGATCCATTCGATGACGAGCGGCAGCGCCTCGGCGGTCACCTGGTTCGTGTCGTGCATGAGCAGCACGCCGCCGCCGGGGTTCGCCTCGATCGCCTGCGCGACCCGCGCGACGAGCTCGTCCGCGCTCTTCGACATCCAGTCCTGGGAGTCGAGGTTCCACATGACGACCGTGTACCCCTCGGCCGTGAGCCGCGCCGTCGTCCGCGGGCTGGTGGCGCCGAACGGCGGCCTGAAGAGGTACGGCCGGCGGCCGATGATCCCGCGGATGATCTGCTCGACCTGCGTCACCTCGAGCCGCCAGCCGTCGTCGTCGAGCCCGGTCACGTCCTTGTGCGCGAACGTGTGGCTCCCGATGAAGTGGCCGCGCCTATGCATGTCGCGCAGCACCGCCTGGTTCTCCGGGCCGCCCGCGGTGCGCTGGTGGATCCTGTGCCCGTTGATGAAGAACGCGCCCTTCACGCCGCGCCTGTCGAGCGCCTCGAGGATCGTCGGCGTCGTGCGGTGGTCCGGGCCGTCGTCGAAGGTGAACGCGATCGCGCCGCCGAGCTCGTCTCCGCGCACGATGTCGCCGCGCCCGAGCAGGTGGCCCCAGATGTTCCCGTCCGCGCCCTTGACCTTGTAGCGGATGTCGTCGAGCGAGCCCCACGGCGCCGCCGCCGCCGCGGGCAACGCCGCGAGCGCGAGCCCTATCCACACAACGCGAAGGGCTGCTTTCGCGGCGCGCCGCATCCTAATCCTAGAACGGGATGTCGTCGTCGCTCGGGCCGAAGCCCGGCCCGGCGTCCGCGCCGCCCTGATCGTAGTCGCCACCGCCGCCGCCGCCCTGCTGGCC is from Pseudomonadota bacterium and encodes:
- a CDS encoding polysaccharide deacetylase family protein; this translates as MWIGLALAALPAAAAAPWGSLDDIRYKVKGADGNIWGHLLGRGDIVRGDELGGAIAFTFDDGPDHRTTPTILEALDRRGVKGAFFINGHRIHQRTAGGPENQAVLRDMHRRGHFIGSHTFAHKDVTGLDDDGWRLEVTQVEQIIRGIIGRRPYLFRPPFGATSPRTTARLTAEGYTVVMWNLDSQDWMSKSADELVARVAQAIEANPGGGVLLMHDTNQVTAEALPLVIEWIDERNADLAARGERTLEIVGIEHFVRNARPAPAP
- the clpB gene encoding ATP-dependent chaperone ClpB, translating into MKTDKLTVKSREAIAAAEVVARRAGHQEVKPLHVLAALLDQSDGLVQPLLERAGAAIERLREALRAALGGLPVVTGAETYVGNELKRLLDEAAKEADKLKDDYVSTEHLLLAMADGKGGEASRLLREIGINCDTLRAALVDVRGGQRVTDEEPEGKFRALERYCTDLTERARRGKLDPVIGRDEEIRRTMQVLSRRTKNNPVLIGEPGVGKTAVVDGIAQRVAAGDVPESLKEKRVLALDMGALVAGAKFRGEFEERLKAVIKEVTSRDGEVILFIDELHTIVGAGAAEGAQDAANLLKPALARGELRCIGATTLDEYRKHIERDKALERRFQPVYVGEPSVEDTIAILRGIKEKYEVHHGIRIRDAALVAAARLSQRYVTARFLPDKAIDLVDEAASRLKMEIESTPTPIDDLERQITRLEVERQAMAMERSDRAKARGEELGTEIGHLRETVFAMRARWQRQRDLVLKSKGINVDIDALRTEAEIAQRRGELQRAAEIRYGRLPELERELAKVSEELADARSDVSFLREEVTEEDIADVVSRWTGIPVSKMLEGESEKLLSLEVRLGGRVVGQDEAVSRVAKAIRLSRAGLKDPNRPIGSFLFLGPTGVGKTELARAVAELLFDDESNMIRIDMSEYMEKHSVSRLIGAPPGYVGFDEGGQLTEAVRRRPYSVVLLDEMEKAHPDVFNVLLQVLDDGRLTDGQGRTVDFKNVILIMTSNVAGQLLVDEDDEERIREHVNEALRRTFRPEFLNRIDSTVLFHRLSQGAIRRIVDLQIDRVEELLAARGLGIEVDDGARDLLARLGYDPAYGARPLKRVVQERLLEPLSELLIAGGVPTGATVQVTAADEKIVLETHPPGDA
- a CDS encoding helix-turn-helix domain-containing protein yields the protein MTGGGVRLVENAEALVRRIEQIEIEIDAMLEPVCARPSLIPPALLAPAKRTPKPRSAAASGQGAGIGSKIRDARRSIGMTQLELATATGIRRPNVARLERGGNTPTIETLRRVAAVLGISVASLVSAD
- a CDS encoding haloacid dehalogenase-like hydrolase, with the protein product MIQPRCVVLFDLDGTLVASEPGTPSAGLVAMNRAAERLTGCPGLGDPAEFAGRTDVQIAHLLLAAGGVRDPRPEQAMELVRVYVEELEREIASRPYFALGDPAAAVRALEEIGAIVGIGTGNVPRGAALKLESAGLGQLFDLDRGGYGNDGYERFEVLARGAGRCDPTGTLPVIIVGDTPRDVFAARAIGARCVGVPFLQSSADVLREAGADAIVRAVGADLAQFVLRILEYPR
- a CDS encoding MFS transporter, translated to MSDLISHTRAFKLRRFANWFPMGLTYALLYMGRYNLTVAKNELGDLLTKEDFGLIFGAGTAVYAISFLINGPLIDRIGGRKGILFAACGTALANAALAGYLAWLLASGDPGGGHIVVVFSLLYAVNMYFQSFGAVSIVKVNAHWFHLRERGGFSGIFGTMIASGIFLAFTVNSWLLDFATASFQGAQVQWVVFAVPSILLAAFGVIEFFLLRDKPSDAGHPNFDTGDASSGEDDKPLPTLEVFKRLLTNPIILTVAAIEFCTGVVRQGVMHWFPIYATEVWALPKAHPLQVGSWEHLWLVAVCFAVAGISWLLASRVKAGRRGLLVVLGALAFLAPFLQAGWGGLLFVAGVIGANTAGWISDLFFQSRRGPTAAVLYGLMIVCAVGMTFALAKPSNEVASAKEKSGLEPGDKILELAGEPIKGWADVRLAVKCFAPACAESRWNAAECVCATGELGGGPAVASGGAIPARIERGGRELRIDLPDPMPVQRAGEMRKLAASPLLPISPYWLGLAVFLLSLGVIGTHGLLSGTLTMDFGGRKAAATAVGLVDGCVYLGTAVQSVSLGFLTTKDWSYWPIFLIPFSVIGFVLLLRIWKVVPSKGGH